A genomic window from Oceanobacillus timonensis includes:
- a CDS encoding SMI1/KNR4 family protein yields the protein MNEIIKSKLNEIIDMDMSTIRRDNYNASTNEIERIYNINIPLDYKEFLLEYGGSFIKDGIMYQPIESTPVTPEDGFDSINYFYGITNDNYDIELAIQTYIEVLGTDIMPIADAGGGDLICIGLKEEYRGKVYYWYHEREKTIEGREHFYLIANSFKEFILKFMSHEREYNINLDDIDISLDDDLLKD from the coding sequence GTGAATGAAATAATAAAAAGTAAGTTAAATGAAATTATTGATATGGATATGAGTACAATAAGAAGGGATAATTATAATGCCAGTACTAATGAGATAGAACGTATTTATAATATAAATATTCCATTAGATTATAAAGAATTTTTACTGGAATATGGCGGAAGCTTTATAAAAGATGGCATAATGTATCAACCAATTGAGAGTACTCCAGTAACCCCAGAGGATGGTTTTGATTCGATAAACTATTTTTATGGCATTACAAATGATAACTACGATATTGAATTAGCTATACAAACTTATATTGAGGTTTTAGGTACTGATATTATGCCTATTGCAGATGCTGGTGGAGGAGACTTGATATGTATAGGTTTAAAAGAGGAGTATAGAGGAAAAGTGTATTATTGGTATCACGAAAGAGAAAAGACTATAGAGGGTAGAGAACATTTTTATTTAATTGCAAATTCTTTTAAAGAGTTTATTTTAAAATTTATGTCTCATGAAAGGGAATATAATATAAATTTAGATGATATTGATATTTCTTTAGATGATGATTTATTAAAGGATTAA
- the secG gene encoding preprotein translocase subunit SecG, whose amino-acid sequence MWLTVVNVLLVVDVIVMITLVLLQSGKSAGLSGAISGGAEQLFGKQKARGLDLVLHRSTIVTGVLFFILAFIAAYVLQ is encoded by the coding sequence ATGTGGTTAACTGTGGTTAATGTTTTATTAGTGGTAGACGTTATCGTGATGATTACGCTAGTGTTACTGCAGTCTGGAAAGAGCGCAGGCTTATCAGGAGCGATTTCAGGCGGTGCAGAACAGCTATTTGGAAAGCAAAAGGCGCGCGGACTTGATTTAGTACTTCACCGTTCAACAATTGTTACGGGTGTACTGTTCTTTATATTAGCTTTTATAGCAGCATACGTATTGCAATAA
- a CDS encoding glycosyltransferase codes for MGAGSIQQLLQTLNPSGSILYKVLCGKNEMLFQHIEHLNYPFIKPLPYLNSKEEMNQLYDEANAIITKPGGVTISECLWKRLPIFVFEALPGQEEFNLNYLKSQGLIFHLDIWNSTNNIENMITDILMNDLSAFNERLESFYICFAKNDVSQIIEKILMS; via the coding sequence ATGGGTGCTGGTTCGATTCAGCAACTGCTGCAAACTTTAAATCCCTCAGGTTCTATTCTTTATAAAGTACTATGTGGAAAAAATGAAATGTTATTTCAACATATAGAACATCTAAATTATCCATTCATCAAACCGCTTCCTTATCTCAATTCAAAAGAAGAAATGAATCAATTATACGATGAGGCAAATGCAATTATTACTAAACCTGGAGGCGTAACCATTTCCGAATGCTTATGGAAAAGACTTCCTATCTTTGTATTTGAAGCATTACCAGGACAGGAGGAATTCAATTTAAATTATTTGAAAAGTCAAGGTTTAATATTTCATTTGGATATTTGGAATTCAACAAATAACATAGAGAATATGATAACTGATATCTTAATGAACGATTTATCAGCTTTTAATGAACGGTTAGAGTCCTTTTATATATGCTTTGCAAAAAACGATGTTTCACAAATAATAGAAAAAATATTAATGTCATAA
- a CDS encoding immunity protein YezG family protein — translation MSFEMELNRAYREIAQQINEMIPIEWEKFYFNGEAIDEEGGIFFFFTPKGKEEYIFSHYISKLFNIDKVTYYKEFHKLFQKTIELQKVFINNDQVPWFSVTILLSAEGKLKVHYDYADWHKSEFGPAARTKYFEYKYISKDKEHFDLDLMEKMSKFEEKNNH, via the coding sequence ATGAGTTTTGAAATGGAACTAAACAGAGCATATAGAGAAATTGCCCAACAAATTAATGAGATGATACCAATAGAATGGGAGAAATTTTATTTTAATGGAGAAGCGATAGATGAAGAAGGAGGTATATTTTTCTTTTTTACACCAAAAGGAAAAGAAGAATATATTTTTTCACACTATATATCTAAACTATTTAATATAGATAAAGTCACTTATTATAAAGAATTCCATAAATTATTTCAAAAAACAATAGAACTTCAAAAAGTATTTATTAATAATGACCAAGTTCCGTGGTTTTCTGTGACAATACTATTGAGTGCAGAAGGAAAATTAAAAGTACATTATGATTATGCAGATTGGCATAAAAGCGAATTTGGTCCAGCAGCAAGAACAAAGTATTTCGAGTATAAGTATATAAGTAAAGATAAGGAGCATTTTGATTTAGATTTAATGGAAAAGATGAGTAAGTTTGAAGAGAAAAATAATCATTAA
- the rnr gene encoding ribonuclease R, producing the protein MKERILDYIKENSTKPLSIQELEEGLALEDATEFKELVIALNELELEGELVRTRKNRFGLPDKMNLIKGTIQMHAKGFAFLIPEDENQTDVYIHANDMGSAMNKDKVLVRLEKKNMDEGRPEGKVIRILERAVVTVVGTFEDNRSFGFVIADDKRIPNDIFISKGSMHGAVDGHKVLARITKYPEGRKSAEGEIVQILGHKNDPGIDIISIIYKHGIPIDFPEEVIEQANNVPEEIHPDDIQGRKDLRDEVIVTIDGADAKDLDDAISVKRLDNGNYQLGVYIADVSHYVDEGTPLDKEAFERGTSVYLVDRVIPMIPHRLSNGICSLNPQVDRLTLGCQMEIDTSGHVVNHEIFQSVINSNERMTYSDVNKILVDKDEELRKKYEPLVPMFEDMEQLAAILRKKRFGRGAIDFDFKEAKVLVDEKGHPTDVVIRERSVGEKLIEEFMLAANETIAEHFHWMDVPFIHRIHEEPDEGKLEKFYEFLAGLGISVKGTANEVHPQQLQKVLDSIKDDPEEMIVSKLMLRSMQQAKYSPQSVGHFGLATDFYTHFTSPIRRYPDLIVHRLIRTYLIEKKMDKKTMKHWKDRMPEIARHTSEMERRAVDAERDTDNMKKAEFMKDKIGEEFTGIISSVTNFGMFVELENTVEGLVHVSYLTDDYYHYDERSQAMIGERTAKVFRVGDEVDIKVADVNLEEYTVDFELTSLGSPRRKERKQKPSGKVIPSSTKTKEKSKTKSKSNGKPKAKNKKKNKPKR; encoded by the coding sequence ATGAAAGAACGCATTTTAGATTATATTAAAGAAAACAGCACCAAGCCTTTATCAATACAGGAATTAGAAGAAGGCCTGGCTTTAGAAGATGCGACAGAATTTAAAGAATTGGTTATTGCCCTAAATGAATTGGAATTAGAAGGAGAACTCGTCCGCACAAGGAAAAACCGATTTGGTCTTCCCGACAAAATGAATCTTATCAAGGGAACAATCCAGATGCATGCAAAAGGTTTTGCTTTTCTTATTCCAGAGGACGAAAATCAAACCGATGTGTATATTCATGCAAATGATATGGGTTCAGCGATGAATAAGGATAAAGTACTTGTTCGACTGGAAAAGAAAAACATGGATGAAGGCCGCCCCGAAGGAAAGGTTATCCGTATTTTAGAACGAGCTGTTGTTACAGTGGTCGGCACGTTTGAAGATAATCGTTCTTTTGGATTTGTCATCGCGGATGATAAGCGGATACCCAATGATATTTTTATTTCAAAGGGAAGTATGCACGGAGCTGTGGATGGCCATAAAGTACTTGCGCGCATCACCAAATATCCGGAGGGAAGAAAAAGTGCAGAAGGAGAAATTGTTCAAATTCTCGGTCATAAAAACGACCCGGGCATTGATATTATTTCCATTATTTATAAGCACGGGATTCCCATCGATTTTCCGGAAGAGGTCATTGAGCAGGCAAATAACGTCCCGGAAGAAATTCACCCGGATGATATACAGGGAAGAAAGGATTTACGGGATGAAGTTATTGTAACTATTGACGGTGCAGATGCTAAAGACCTTGATGATGCTATTAGTGTTAAACGTTTGGATAATGGGAATTACCAGCTTGGCGTTTATATTGCAGACGTCAGTCATTATGTAGATGAAGGAACACCTCTGGATAAAGAGGCCTTTGAGCGGGGAACGAGTGTTTATTTGGTTGATCGGGTGATTCCGATGATTCCTCATCGTTTATCAAATGGGATATGTTCTTTGAACCCGCAGGTTGACCGTTTAACACTCGGCTGTCAAATGGAGATTGATACAAGTGGACATGTCGTCAACCATGAAATTTTTCAAAGTGTGATTAATTCGAATGAGCGAATGACTTATTCTGATGTGAATAAGATTTTAGTAGATAAGGATGAAGAACTGCGCAAAAAATACGAGCCGCTTGTGCCAATGTTTGAAGATATGGAGCAACTCGCAGCTATTCTGCGTAAAAAACGCTTCGGACGCGGTGCGATTGATTTTGATTTTAAAGAAGCCAAAGTACTTGTCGATGAAAAAGGTCATCCGACTGATGTCGTTATTCGCGAACGCTCCGTTGGGGAAAAATTGATTGAAGAATTTATGCTTGCTGCGAATGAAACGATTGCCGAACATTTTCATTGGATGGATGTTCCGTTTATTCACCGCATTCACGAGGAACCGGATGAAGGAAAACTGGAGAAATTCTATGAATTCTTAGCCGGTTTGGGTATTTCCGTGAAAGGAACAGCCAATGAGGTCCATCCGCAGCAGTTGCAAAAGGTCTTGGACTCGATTAAAGATGATCCAGAGGAAATGATTGTTTCGAAATTAATGCTGCGTTCGATGCAGCAGGCGAAATATTCTCCACAAAGTGTAGGTCACTTTGGGTTGGCAACGGATTTTTATACGCATTTTACATCGCCGATTCGACGTTATCCAGATTTAATTGTGCATCGATTAATTCGTACCTATTTAATTGAAAAGAAAATGGACAAGAAAACGATGAAGCACTGGAAGGACAGAATGCCGGAAATCGCCCGCCATACTTCCGAAATGGAACGCCGGGCCGTTGATGCGGAACGCGATACCGATAATATGAAGAAAGCGGAATTTATGAAAGATAAAATTGGGGAAGAGTTCACTGGTATTATCAGCTCTGTAACGAATTTCGGTATGTTTGTCGAACTGGAAAATACAGTGGAAGGACTCGTTCATGTCAGCTACTTAACAGATGACTATTATCATTATGATGAACGCAGTCAGGCCATGATTGGAGAACGGACGGCAAAAGTATTCCGGGTTGGTGATGAAGTTGATATTAAAGTGGCCGATGTTAATTTGGAAGAATATACGGTTGATTTTGAATTGACATCCCTGGGTTCTCCGCGCCGGAAAGAAAGAAAACAGAAACCTTCCGGGAAAGTGATTCCGTCTTCAACCAAGACCAAAGAGAAATCAAAAACGAAATCGAAATCAAATGGCAAACCAAAAGCCAAAAATAAGAAAAAAAATAAACCAAAACGATAA
- a CDS encoding ExeA family protein encodes MYKTFYSLAQTPFSKDIRAENAFLSTDYQGALGALDYLKETKGMGLLVGEAGTGKTFTLRSFKESLHPSLYHIVYFPLSTGGVMDFYRGLAYGLGEEPKFRKVDLFRQIQQGMEQLKHERKVTPVFILDEMHLAKDSFLQDLALLFNFQMDSTNPFILVLSGLPYLKTRLSINHHRPLAQRLIMKYEMQPLEKEEIAKYIEHHLNLAGANMPIFTDTAIEAIGLRSQGWPRVVNTLTVNSLLFGAQLKKNQIDDEVVRLAIEDSSL; translated from the coding sequence ATGTATAAAACATTCTATTCTTTGGCACAAACACCGTTTTCTAAAGATATACGTGCAGAAAATGCGTTTTTATCCACCGATTATCAAGGAGCACTTGGCGCTCTTGATTACTTGAAAGAAACAAAAGGGATGGGACTTCTCGTAGGTGAAGCCGGAACCGGCAAAACATTCACGTTGCGTTCTTTTAAAGAATCGCTCCATCCGTCTCTATATCATATCGTCTACTTCCCTCTTTCCACAGGAGGAGTGATGGACTTTTATCGCGGTTTAGCGTATGGACTTGGAGAAGAACCGAAATTCCGGAAAGTTGATTTATTTCGTCAAATTCAACAAGGAATGGAACAACTGAAACACGAACGAAAAGTGACGCCCGTTTTTATACTGGATGAAATGCACCTGGCGAAAGATTCGTTTCTTCAGGATTTAGCACTACTATTTAACTTTCAAATGGATTCAACGAACCCATTTATCTTAGTTTTATCTGGTCTTCCCTATCTCAAAACACGCTTATCGATAAACCACCATCGCCCCTTAGCGCAGCGACTGATTATGAAGTATGAGATGCAGCCTCTGGAGAAAGAGGAAATCGCAAAGTATATAGAGCATCATCTCAACTTAGCTGGTGCAAACATGCCTATTTTCACGGATACAGCAATAGAGGCTATTGGTTTGCGTTCTCAAGGCTGGCCGAGGGTCGTTAACACATTGACAGTGAATAGTCTTCTGTTTGGAGCCCAGTTAAAGAAAAATCAAATTGATGATGAAGTTGTACGCTTGGCTATCGAGGATAGTAGTTTATGA
- a CDS encoding IS481 family transposase, whose translation MTEKEREQVALFRYGLIAPLLNEQIDAKTYFEQLEGKVHSVPYYGKRTVAEKTIKEWLYHYRQRGFIALKPKKRTDRGNSRRLTPEDQDQILYIRKKFLHMPVSVFYEQLIKQGEINKNNISYSTINRLLKKHNLVGKKISAIPERKRFAHEHVNHLWQADLSHGPYISIDGKKKKTFLILYIDDCSRLVPFGQFFTSEKFDGVRVVTKEALLRRGKPNLIYADNGKIYRSETLQYACAQLGITLIHTQPYDPRAKGKVERIFKTIQTRFYPLLQADPVDSLEELNERFWRWLEEEYHRRVHASLEGKTPHEVYQSQLENVHFLEDTLILDTVFLKREHRKVKADSTITLNGKLYEVPPRFIGQSIDVRFDEKGIFVFEDDQKVAEAVPVSMKDNAHAKRVRSPFTKREELEEDTHV comes from the coding sequence ATGACAGAAAAAGAACGTGAACAAGTAGCTTTATTTCGATATGGCTTAATTGCGCCATTATTAAATGAACAGATCGATGCCAAGACTTATTTTGAACAGTTGGAAGGCAAGGTGCATTCGGTTCCTTATTATGGTAAGCGAACTGTGGCAGAAAAAACAATAAAGGAATGGCTGTATCACTATCGACAACGTGGATTCATCGCATTAAAGCCGAAGAAAAGAACAGATCGGGGGAATTCCAGGAGATTAACGCCGGAAGATCAGGATCAAATCCTGTATATAAGAAAAAAATTTCTCCATATGCCTGTGAGTGTTTTCTACGAACAGCTCATCAAACAAGGAGAAATCAACAAAAATAATATATCTTACTCTACTATAAACCGATTATTGAAAAAACACAACCTTGTTGGCAAAAAAATAAGTGCCATCCCGGAGCGAAAAAGGTTTGCACATGAACATGTTAACCATTTATGGCAGGCGGATTTGTCGCATGGTCCTTATATTTCGATAGATGGAAAAAAGAAAAAAACATTTTTGATTCTGTACATTGATGATTGTTCCCGATTGGTGCCATTTGGCCAATTCTTTACTTCGGAAAAATTTGATGGTGTTAGAGTAGTGACTAAGGAAGCACTGCTTCGAAGAGGGAAACCCAATCTCATTTATGCGGATAATGGAAAAATCTATCGTTCGGAAACCCTACAATATGCTTGTGCACAATTAGGGATTACGTTAATACACACACAACCGTATGATCCCCGTGCTAAAGGCAAGGTAGAAAGGATTTTTAAAACGATCCAAACCAGATTTTATCCTCTTCTGCAGGCCGACCCCGTTGACTCTTTGGAGGAATTGAATGAGCGATTCTGGCGCTGGTTAGAAGAGGAATACCATCGCCGGGTTCATGCTTCTTTAGAAGGAAAGACACCACATGAAGTGTATCAAAGTCAATTAGAAAACGTGCATTTCTTGGAGGATACATTGATTCTGGATACGGTTTTCTTGAAAAGAGAGCATCGAAAAGTAAAGGCAGACAGCACGATTACGCTAAACGGAAAGCTTTATGAGGTGCCTCCACGTTTTATCGGACAATCTATCGATGTCCGTTTTGATGAAAAAGGTATTTTTGTGTTCGAGGACGACCAAAAAGTAGCAGAGGCAGTCCCCGTATCAATGAAAGATAATGCCCACGCCAAACGTGTCCGGTCTCCATTTACCAAACGGGAAGAGCTGGAGGAGGATACCCATGTATAA
- a CDS encoding Arm DNA-binding domain-containing protein, translating to MDKHDKYFLIRLKKSMYTPNRKSMRRLKMEDRHVLDDYTAEIGKVQKQSEHRFLVVSFYDNEENTLRVGINLMYLSAEEIYKDKKRKTYYYSTYVNLPNGERKRDMKRGFKTKKEAKNAEIDFLYNFDIEDEENLSFEKIADIYLSWYKKRRKESSYTKIENVVRIHLKPFFGRKKIK from the coding sequence TTGGATAAGCATGACAAATACTTTTTGATTCGCTTGAAAAAATCCATGTATACACCAAATCGAAAAAGCATGCGCCGTTTGAAGATGGAAGACAGACATGTTTTAGACGATTACACAGCCGAAATAGGAAAGGTACAAAAACAATCAGAACATCGTTTTCTTGTCGTTTCCTTTTATGATAATGAAGAAAATACACTTCGGGTTGGCATTAATCTGATGTATTTATCTGCCGAAGAAATTTACAAAGATAAGAAGAGGAAAACATACTATTACAGTACGTATGTGAATTTACCAAATGGAGAAAGAAAACGAGATATGAAAAGAGGTTTTAAAACCAAGAAAGAAGCTAAAAATGCTGAAATTGATTTCCTTTACAATTTTGATATAGAAGATGAAGAAAATTTATCTTTTGAGAAAATAGCTGATATATACTTGAGTTGGTATAAAAAAAGAAGGAAAGAATCATCTTACACGAAAATAGAAAACGTGGTGCGTATTCATTTAAAACCGTTTTTCGGACGTAAGAAAATAAAATAA
- a CDS encoding DNA/RNA non-specific endonuclease produces the protein MTPNTRYVTEDGYKYTTDEIGRIVDVDADNLVAQNSQLNRAGGEWYNMETEWANALKEVPPKKVSVSIKPMYSNNSMRPNSFIVEYEIEGQFSVLREIANQSGG, from the coding sequence TTGACGCCTAATACCCGTTATGTAACAGAAGACGGTTATAAGTATACAACGGATGAAATTGGTAGAATCGTAGATGTGGATGCCGATAATTTGGTTGCGCAAAATAGTCAGCTTAATCGTGCTGGTGGAGAATGGTATAACATGGAAACAGAGTGGGCGAATGCATTAAAAGAAGTGCCGCCTAAAAAAGTATCAGTTAGTATTAAACCTATGTATTCTAATAATTCTATGCGACCAAATTCTTTTATAGTGGAGTACGAGATAGAAGGTCAATTCTCGGTACTACGTGAAATTGCTAATCAATCAGGAGGATGA
- a CDS encoding tyrosine-type recombinase/integrase, protein MSITKTAYNRKVTITKTQASHRTVIMLVLSQLKASWEHYKPGYVAFGEFHDHVSTTTIDNNFDKYVKATGVKKIRIHDFRHSHASYLINKNAMPSIIA, encoded by the coding sequence ATAAGCATCACCAAAACAGCTTATAACAGAAAGGTAACAATCACAAAGACACAAGCCAGTCACAGAACAGTTATTATGCTAGTCTTATCCCAATTAAAAGCATCCTGGGAACATTACAAACCCGGATATGTGGCATTTGGAGAATTTCACGATCATGTTTCTACAACTACCATAGATAACAATTTCGATAAATATGTAAAAGCAACAGGAGTTAAAAAGATACGTATACACGATTTCAGACACAGTCACGCCAGTTATCTAATAAATAAAAACGCAATGCCTAGTATCATTGCATAG
- the smpB gene encoding SsrA-binding protein SmpB — translation MPRGNGKTIAQNKRASHDYFIEDTFEAGIVLQGTEIKSIRNGRVNIKDAHARIDRKGEVQLVNLHIAEYEQGNRYNHDPTRSRKLLLHRKEIDKLIGLTQQQGYALVPLKIYIKNGYAKVLIGLGRGKKKYDKREDMKRKQMKRDVDRAIKENMR, via the coding sequence ATGCCAAGAGGAAACGGAAAAACCATTGCGCAAAATAAAAGAGCTTCCCATGATTATTTTATTGAAGATACGTTTGAAGCAGGTATTGTGCTGCAAGGAACGGAAATCAAGTCTATTCGCAATGGCAGAGTGAATATTAAGGATGCACATGCCAGAATAGACAGAAAAGGGGAAGTGCAATTAGTCAACCTGCATATTGCTGAATATGAGCAGGGGAACCGTTATAATCATGACCCGACTCGTTCGAGAAAATTACTGCTTCATCGGAAAGAAATCGATAAATTAATCGGTTTGACGCAGCAGCAGGGTTATGCATTGGTTCCATTGAAGATTTATATTAAAAATGGGTATGCAAAAGTATTAATTGGTCTTGGAAGAGGGAAGAAGAAATACGATAAACGTGAAGATATGAAACGGAAACAGATGAAGCGGGATGTGGATCGGGCCATAAAAGAAAATATGCGTTAA
- a CDS encoding MGDG synthase family glycosyltransferase, translating into MRSLILNKIKNLIKQTKPDIIICTHALPSYLLNQLKKENIWTGPVINVYTDYFINDLWGIEHINYHFVPSLHFKQELVMRGIKPKQIFVTGIPIDSILKKKKISGNNEN; encoded by the coding sequence ATACGAAGTCTTATTTTAAATAAAATAAAAAATTTAATTAAACAAACCAAGCCGGATATAATTATTTGTACACATGCCCTGCCATCCTACCTTCTAAATCAGTTAAAAAAAGAGAATATATGGACTGGACCAGTTATTAATGTGTACACCGATTATTTTATAAATGATTTATGGGGGATTGAACATATTAATTATCACTTTGTACCAAGTTTGCACTTTAAGCAGGAATTGGTAATGCGAGGTATAAAACCGAAGCAAATTTTCGTAACAGGAATTCCTATCGATTCCATACTCAAAAAAAAGAAAATATCCGGAAACAATGAAAATTGA
- a CDS encoding alpha/beta fold hydrolase: MEIKNDWLEVSDGASIFIKQWLPDSRPIGILQVAHGMVEHIERYHDFAAYCTSLGFIVIGNDHRGHGRTGDLGIQGYFTEENGFQRVVTDLYEIMQYGKKAFPSLPYYCFGHSMGSFLMRHFIQHHSTEMDGLILTGTGHYSKVLATTGKMVASLLPPKKTSPFMNWLVLGNGMRQDKHFKHEWLTRDEAYAAAYEADSYTGFIPTARFFYDLLEGIYQTRNRNLNQNIRNNLPLLLISGGEDPIGQYGKGIWKTAALFQKSGLENILVHVYDGGKHELLNDTCRNEVFAFIGAWLLNHGK, translated from the coding sequence ATGGAAATTAAAAACGACTGGCTGGAGGTCTCTGACGGCGCAAGCATTTTTATCAAACAATGGTTACCCGACAGCAGACCAATCGGTATCTTGCAAGTTGCCCACGGTATGGTGGAGCACATCGAACGTTATCATGACTTTGCTGCTTATTGTACTTCGTTAGGTTTTATCGTCATTGGCAATGATCACCGCGGTCATGGCAGAACAGGCGATTTAGGAATACAAGGTTACTTTACAGAAGAAAATGGCTTTCAGCGAGTAGTTACAGATTTATACGAAATCATGCAATACGGAAAAAAAGCCTTTCCATCTCTTCCTTATTACTGCTTTGGGCATAGTATGGGTTCTTTTTTAATGCGACACTTCATTCAGCATCATAGTACCGAAATGGATGGACTCATACTAACTGGAACTGGACATTATTCCAAAGTGCTCGCAACAACAGGGAAAATGGTAGCTTCTCTCTTGCCACCTAAGAAAACCTCCCCTTTCATGAATTGGCTCGTTTTAGGAAATGGTATGAGACAGGATAAACATTTCAAGCACGAATGGCTTACAAGAGACGAAGCATATGCCGCAGCTTATGAAGCAGATTCCTATACCGGCTTTATTCCGACAGCCCGTTTCTTCTATGATTTATTAGAAGGTATTTACCAAACCAGAAACCGAAATCTCAACCAAAATATACGGAATAACCTCCCTCTTCTCCTTATCAGTGGCGGGGAAGATCCAATTGGGCAATATGGAAAAGGCATATGGAAAACAGCTGCTCTTTTTCAAAAAAGCGGGCTGGAAAATATTCTCGTTCACGTTTATGACGGGGGAAAGCATGAATTATTAAACGATACCTGTCGGAATGAGGTGTTTGCGTTTATAGGAGCCTGGCTTTTAAATCATGGAAAATAG
- a CDS encoding DUF6431 domain-containing protein: MILSHDFQISIEEYVQRGKENEFPVLDQCPNCHCTGGGNVYRHGFYWRNGITEDATLRIPICRLKCLLCEMSFSILPDFLLPYFQYTLHTILKRIREVLENKKGNGPRQLCTFHVRRFLKGVPWIHSYFVDEEKRKNTMEKGKKEPLNYLKRIMHIGESSFLRRSWNHLSTYFMAN, translated from the coding sequence ATGATTCTATCCCATGATTTTCAAATAAGTATAGAGGAATACGTCCAAAGAGGTAAAGAAAATGAATTTCCAGTATTGGATCAATGTCCAAATTGTCATTGTACGGGTGGAGGAAATGTTTATCGTCACGGTTTTTATTGGAGAAATGGAATCACAGAAGATGCCACATTACGTATTCCAATCTGCCGATTGAAATGTCTTTTGTGTGAAATGAGTTTTTCGATCCTGCCGGACTTTCTTCTTCCTTATTTTCAATACACTCTTCACACGATTTTAAAAAGGATAAGAGAAGTTCTGGAAAACAAAAAAGGAAATGGTCCCCGTCAATTATGTACATTCCATGTGCGACGTTTTTTAAAAGGGGTTCCTTGGATACATAGTTATTTCGTAGATGAGGAGAAGAGAAAAAATACAATGGAGAAAGGAAAAAAAGAGCCTCTAAACTATTTGAAAAGGATTATGCATATTGGCGAATCTTCCTTCTTACGAAGGAGCTGGAATCACTTATCGACCTACTTTATGGCGAATTAA
- a CDS encoding alpha/beta hydrolase: MKIKLPQPFTFEAGERAVLLLHGFTGHSADVRMLGRFLEKKGYTSHAPIYRGHGLPPEELIKSNPDQWWADVKAAYNYLRDLGYKEIAVAGLSLGGVLGLKLAYSEKIKGMVSMCAPMYFDNEKQLTKGFKKFSREFKQFEQKDETAIDKEMDALIEQSESLFRGVGETVKEVKSNIDMIYTPTFVVQAEKDEMINTDSAKYIYDNVETTHKEIKWYPNSHHIITMDKEKEQLHEDIYMFLESLDWEV; the protein is encoded by the coding sequence GTGAAAATAAAATTACCACAGCCGTTTACATTCGAAGCAGGTGAGCGGGCTGTTTTATTATTACATGGATTTACCGGACACTCCGCGGATGTCCGGATGCTGGGACGTTTTCTCGAGAAAAAAGGATACACGAGCCATGCACCAATATATCGCGGACATGGACTGCCTCCGGAGGAATTAATAAAAAGTAATCCGGATCAGTGGTGGGCAGATGTGAAAGCTGCATATAACTATTTGAGAGATTTAGGCTATAAGGAAATTGCAGTGGCAGGTCTATCTTTAGGTGGCGTATTAGGTTTAAAACTTGCTTATTCGGAGAAAATTAAAGGAATGGTATCTATGTGCGCGCCGATGTATTTTGATAATGAGAAACAGCTGACAAAAGGCTTCAAGAAGTTTTCCAGAGAGTTTAAACAATTCGAGCAGAAGGACGAAACGGCTATTGACAAAGAAATGGACGCGCTTATAGAGCAATCAGAGAGTCTCTTTCGGGGAGTAGGCGAAACCGTTAAAGAGGTAAAATCAAATATTGATATGATTTATACACCTACCTTTGTCGTACAGGCAGAAAAGGATGAAATGATTAATACAGACAGTGCGAAATACATCTATGATAATGTAGAAACTACCCATAAAGAGATAAAATGGTATCCGAATTCCCATCATATTATTACAATGGATAAAGAAAAGGAACAGCTGCACGAGGATATCTATATGTTTTTAGAGAGCCTGGATTGGGAAGTATAG